In a single window of the Lynx canadensis isolate LIC74 chromosome E2, mLynCan4.pri.v2, whole genome shotgun sequence genome:
- the CHST8 gene encoding carbohydrate sulfotransferase 8, translated as MTPRAGTMRLACMFSSILLFGAAGLLLFISLQDPTELSPRQVPGIKFSIRPQQPYNDLPPGSSRDGDLKAPTEKVTRDLSSRAPRGLNLLVPDRPRAPRNMGARLRPRQRRRRLLIKKTPAAAAAVPANGSAGAFVRPAPWAAAGHWVTLQRSQQERKRVMREACAKYRASSSRRAVTPRHVSRLFVEDRHRVLYCEVPKAGCSNWKRVLMVMAGLASSTADIQHNTVHYGGALRRLDTFDRQGILHRLSTYTKMLFVREPFERLVSAFRDKFEHPNSYYHPVFGKAILARYRANASREALRTGSGVRFPEFVQYLLDVHRPVGMDIHWDHVSRLCSPCLIDYDFVGKFESMEEDANFFLSLIRAPRNLTFPQFKDRHSQEARTTAQITHQYFTQLSALQRQRTYDFYYMDYLMFNYSKPFADLY; from the exons GAATAAAGTTCAGCATCAGGCCACAGCAGCCCTACAAC GATCTCCCACCAGGCAGTTCCCGGGATGGTGACTTGAAGGCCCCTACGGAGAAGGTCACCCGAGACTTGTCCAGCCGGGCCCCAAGGGGCCTCAACCTGCTGGTACCCGACCGGCCTCGAGCCCCCCGAAACATGGGGGCCCGTCTGCGACCCCGGCAGCGCCGCCGGCGGCTGCTCATCAAGAAGACGCCCGCTGCTGCAGCAGCCGTCCCGGCCAACGGCTCGGCCGGTGCCTTTGTGCGGCCGGCGCCCTGGGCCGCGGCCGGCCACTGGGTCACCCTGCAGCGGAGCCAGCAGGAGCGCAAGCGGGTGATGCGCGAGGCGTGCGCCAAGTACCGGGCGAGCAGCAGCCGCAGGGCGGTCACGCCCCGTCACGTGTCCCGCCTGTTCGTGGAGGACCGCCACCGGGTGCTGTACTGCGAGGTGCCCAAGGCGGGCTGCTCCAACTGGAAGCGGGTGCTCATGGTGATGGCCGGGCTGGCCTCGTCCACCGCGGACATCCAGCACAACACCGTGCACTACGGCGGCGCCCTCCGGCGGCTGGACACCTTCGACCGCCAGGGCATCCTGCACCGCCTCAGCACCTACACCAAGATGCTCTTTGTCCGCGAGCCCTTCGAGAGGCTGGTCTCCGCCTTCCGCGACAAGTTCGAGCACCCCAATAGCTACTACCACCCTGTCTTCGGCAAGGCCATCCTGGCCCGGTACCGGGCCAACGCCTCTCGCGAGGCGCTGCGGACGGGCTCCGGCGTGCGCTTCCCCGAGTTCGTCCAGTACCTGCTGGACGTGCACCGGCCCGTGGGCATGGACATCCACTGGGACCACGTCAGCCGGCTCTGCAGCCCCTGCCTCATCGACTATGACTTCGTGGGCAAGTTTGAGAGCATGGAGGAGGATGCCAACTTCTTCCTGAGCCTCATCCGGGCGCCGCGGAACCTGACCTTCCCCCAGTTCAAAGACCGGCACTCGCAGGAGGCCCGGACCACGGCCCAGATCACCCACCAGTACTTCACCCAGCTCTCGGCCCTGCAGAGACAGCGCACCTACGACTTCTATTACATGGACTACCTGATGTTCAACTACTCCAAGCCCTTTGCAGACCTGTACTGA